The sequence below is a genomic window from Dermochelys coriacea isolate rDerCor1 chromosome 17, rDerCor1.pri.v4, whole genome shotgun sequence.
GAAGGCACAGCACATACACAGAACCTTACTCTAGTCATCTTGTGTGGTTGCTTCTAGTAGTTTTCCAATCAGGATATACTTATGCCATTGTGGCCAAAGAGCCTAGCTAGACCACGCATACCAGATGGTTTCTATGCAGTAGGATTGCAAGGACTTTTATCATAATGAATAAAAGGTAGAGAAGGTCAAATTCTATACTTTTGATATacagtaatatttatttaaaattaaagaaataaagcaGATAATTTAATAACATGTAtttttctcctgtatttattaTTGCCTTAATATTGCAATTGAAACGCAAAGCAAGGATAAAGAATATTGGTTGGGAGTGATGGAGAAGAAATACATCACttctaaaaggaaaaggaaggtgCAATAGTTTTCTGGCCTATTAAATTTTTTTTGGCTATCGAAATAATGACATGGGGTATAGCTGCTGATGCATATGGGTATTGTATAATGGCCTTACCacataaattaatattaatttatgaGGGATTAAATCTAGTGAgaaatacaatatattttaaattaaatcatcAATCTTTCTatttactgtttcagagtagcagccgtgttaatctgtatccgcaaaaagaaaaggagtacttgtggcaccttagggactaacaaatttatttgagcataagcttttgtgagagctgtagctcacgaaagcttatgctcaaataaatttgtttgtctctaaggtgccacaagtactccttttcttctatttaCTGTATTATAGCCAGCACTCAACCTCTCACTTTTTTCAATAgtccctttccttttttaattcaGCAGCAGTAAGGTATGGAAGAGAAGATATAAAACACTcagctataattttttttttcaattcaaacAGTGGTTGGAGTTGTAAAgatttaggaaaatatttttgattagCAAGTTATCAAGCCTAGAATAACATAAAAGTGAGCTGGCTGCATTTGATGGTGGGATAGCCAGCCAGGATTTGATACAAGTAATCAGGGTTATTGCGTCTGAGGTTGTTTCCACAGCTTTGCAGTCGGTACAAAGGTGTAATGATTCGCCCAGATCTAGGACATTCCACTCAGGTGATTGCAGGAGACTAGGCAGACACTGAGGGCAAGGGTGAGTTAAATGAGGATCCCATACCAAAATGATGTGGCAAAGTTGGGGATTGTGGGCACTAGTGGTTCTTCTGAGGCTTtatcccccaaaaaacaaaaaaaaaccatgatGGGGTATCACTTGGGCCAGCCAGAAACTCTCAATTGGCCCCCACCTTTCTCATAAGCAGATGCAGGGTATTGCACAGCTGATACAGGCTAACTGTAAGTTCCTCAAACATGAGGACAGCCATGGGAGAGGTGTCTTGCCAAGGCTGAATTCTTTAGCTATGCTTGTGTTACAGCTGAAGCTTGCCCAGAGAGAAGCCTGGCCttgttatacatatatataaatataattggGTGGGCATGCAATACATTCAATGGCATATATCTAATCACAGCTGTCGCTGTTACAGCACTTCGCAGGCATGCAATACATTCACGGGCATACATTTCTTTATAGCAGTGGCTTTTGCAGCATCTGTATGttcaggcatgcatgcaaaacatgttttggggCTCATACAGCACATTCCTGCCACAATGGTGAGGGGAGGTATAGGACGCAGGGTAGAACAAATGGCAACTGCAGATAGGCCCTGTTTGAACAGGGTGTGGGTGACAGAAGGCAGACCAGTGCAAGGGGCCAGCTTCAAGCATTGGAATGGGCTAAGGCATACTGTGGGACTACTCCAGCAAAGCGAATGGGTCAAATTTATGAGCTGGGTTTTTTATTGGGGGttcttaacataagaatggccatactgggtcagaccaaaggtccatccagcccagtatcctgtctaccaacagtgacaatgctaggtgccccagagggggtgaacctaacagataatgatctagtgagctctctcctgtcatccatctccatcctctgacaaacaaaggctagggacaccatttcttacccatcctggctaatagccattaatggacttaacctccatgaatttatccagttctcttttaaaccctgtgctTATCCcctttatataaaataataataattaaagtcAAGGGTGGGATTTGGCCATGATGTTAAGGCAATAATTCCACAAGAATGAATTTGAGGTACAGAGGCAGGGCTATCCAGCCAATTGCCCATGGACAACTTGTGGGTTTCCCCCAAGACTAGTTTCAAGCAGCAATGGAATGAGCTATGGCCTCCCGTGGGACTACCCCAGCAAGTCTGTTGAGTCAAATTTGTGGCCTGGATTTAATGGGGATTCTTATCCCCTCTGTGTTTTGCTCCGAGGCTTGGCCCCCAGAAAGGCTCTAGGGAATTACATTGCTTCATAACCTGTCTGGGGTTGACAGTGACATAGCACACATCTTGTCTCATTTTCAGGTCCACGGATTTCTGGAGTTGGCACCAGGAGCCAGCCAGGAACCCAGGCAGATGCCACTAGTGTTATGGAACCTTGGCGTAGAATGGTTGTCAGTGTGGTGTGCAGATCAGTTGCTCCATGCACGTGGAAAGGCTGTGAGAGAAGTTTTAATGATTTCATGCAATTTCAGGATTAGGAAGGCCAGTCAGCGATATGGCCCATTACAGAGGAACTGGTGCTGCGGTACATGCTGTCATTGGCAAACCATCAACTGGCGTCCTCCACAATCACGAATCGCCTTTCTGCCATTACATTCGTCAGTAGGCTAAATGGTTATCCTGATCTTTGCAGTGGTTTTTTAGCTGGAAGGTTTTTGGCTGGGTGGTCACATACCAGTGGCCCCAGGGTGGATTCTCGTTGTCCCATTGTGGCTTACATACTTAGGGATCTTGTGCAGATCCTTGGCGATGTATGTCATAATGGACAGGAGGCTGCCTTGTTCAGGGCTGCATTCTTGACAGCAGTTTTTGGTGCTTTCAGAATCAGTGAGCTAGTATCTGGGTCCGGTAGGGACTCAACAGAAAGGGCTTTGCAACTGCGGATATACAATGGAAGGAGCATTCAATGATACTACACTTGAGATGGTCAAAGACAGATCAAGTCGTCCAGGGTGAATCTGTGATTCTCTGGCAGGGTGGTGAGCCTGCAGTCTGCCCAGTTTGGGCTTTGAAGGCTTACAGAGATATACggccagaggggaaaggccccctTTTTATGCATGGTGATGGGAGTCCCCTCACAGCATATCGATTTGTTACCGTATTGAGATGGAGGCTGATGAGGTTGGGGCTGCCAGCCCTTGAATTTGGTTCCAACTCATTCAGAATCGGGGCGGCAACGGCAGCAGCACAGCTAGCTAGGCACAGCAGAGGCAATCCAGGCACTTGGGCGCTGGCATTTGGATGTGTACCGAACATATGTAAGGCCTCAGGTGGTAAATCAACATTAATTTGTCGTAATCTAATTACAGATATTGGAGGACCAGCCATGCAGACAGTGGTATGGATCCCATAGGCACATATCCAGGGTTGCCCGAGGGTTCGCAGCTAGGCTTTGGTGATGAAGCGACATTCAGTTGGCATGCAAGAAGGGGCAAGTTATGGGATCAACTGATACTGATGCTATATGCTGTGCGGGCCCATCAGCAGCCCCCAGATGTAATGTGGTGCATTTTGGGGAAAAACGATTTGGAAATGCTTAAAGGGGTGGAACTAATGCTCAGAGCAAGGAGGGACTTGGAGGCTGATCCTTGAACTTTTTCCAGGAGTTAACATGATTTGGTCAGACATGCTTCAGTGCAGGGTCTGGTGGGGAGCTATGAGCCCCCCAGGGTGGACAAGGCAAGGAGGTATGTGAACAGGGAGGTGGCCAAATTCCTTGGGACCATAGGAGGGACAGTAATTTCTGGGAACCCGActaggtgtggggaggaggcagccaagctaattgctggtgcctccttgtggcagatgtccagtgcaggtactccacaggaaaggtatacagtgaccagataaacggcttggaaaaggacttaaaaagaggtgttcatTAACGGTTGGGGAGTTCTATGATTGGTACctcagggagccaaccccccattCTTATAGCCAACCTTAACCCTCCTAGGAGGCAGGGGTGGATGATAAAGTcctggcaatggatttgctggagggaccgggagggaaaaagagggggagctgatggAAACCCCTCACCCCAGGTATGGTAAGGTCCCGGCAATGGATTTGGTAGAGGGgcatggatggaaaaagagggggagctggtaaaagcccccAGGATAATTATGGAATGAACAtggagttacctgcactgtacactgttatctgccaggtagtcccagacatctaataataaagttgcggcctgattaaaccaatgtcaaatgtctcctgtccttcttttggcATAGCCAGACAACATGTAGATGTAACTGAAAAACTTTTCAATTACAGAAAGCTTTATATTTTCATTGCTGCTGAAATTTTATCAAATTTTCATAAAAATTCTTACACTTTCTACAAATATTGACCATGAAGTATAATATTGTACCAGAAAATTCCTGGGCACATAACATTAATTTAAACATATGCCACTAACTCAACAAAATCAatttttgatttatttgtttttaacattaaCTAGATAATACTTTAAGTATACCtggtttccattttattttattcagagtAACTTTTTCTTActcaaactgaaaacatttcctaACACAGTGTGTGTTTTTTCAGTAATATAGATTTCAGGTTGCACAATTCTGAATAACATTTGGGAAAGATTTAAAATTTGAATGTAGAAAAATCTTTAGATAAAAGTTTATAACACACTCATGAATAATTTGGCATACTATATAGACACAATTTTGCAGAATGCATTAAATAATTAGCTATATAAActagtaatatttatttttaatatctgcAATAAACTATTGAACATGactaaaaataatactttgcatttcaaaagtgcttctcattttcaaagtgcttagCAAAATTAATTAATACACCATTTTAAATTAAGGGTTAATTTCTGCATTGACTTATGCTCCATaaatccccactgacttcacctGGATTATATGGAGTAGAAATCAgcaatgaatttggccctatgtctAAAAAAGTTTCATAATCTTTTACAAATGTCCTAGTTCTAAAACAAAGAGGATCTGATACCTTTTGCAGTAAGTTTTACTTTGACTGTTTTtacaaaagcttgtttcttttcaTAATATGCAGCCTCGTTCACAAATGTTGGGTATACTGTAGAATCCCCTTCATAATAAATGGTCTCTCCATCAATAGTTAAAAATATAGGATCCCCATTGTTCAGTGGCTGCCAGTCTTGATCCTTATAGGAAATTAGATTATAGATTATGTTAGAAAATAGATTATATCTtcactttcatatttttttacAACTTTCATATAAGATTCTTAAGTTTATTATGTATAGTTATACTACTCTGTACAGTTTATGGCCAAAACTTTCAAAGCACCACTGATTTGGGATGCCTGACCTTAGGCATCTtggacctgatttttaaaagtgctgagcacttgaaataaatgggaactaTGaatgctcagcaactctgaaaatcaggcccaaggtttTTCAAAGGTTTGGCTCCCAAAATTTGAAGAACCTGTTGAGAATGAAAGTATACTATACTTTCTTTTCCTTAAGTTTTTGTTCAAAACTGAATTTAGAACTTCCCAAATCAATTACTGAAATACTGTAAACCATTAGTTATAAAACTTATATGAATGGTTCTAAAACAAACCATTGGTGGGTTTGACATAATTGTAAATATCTTGTTTAATGATATACCATATACTATACCATAAACCAAACATCAAAGGGAATACCTGTAAAAATGTTGTAAATGAAGAATGATAGATTTTACCTGCAGGCTAGGGTGAATAACAGCAGTAATTTCACCATTTTTATTCCTGGGATAATCtactttttccattattttgtaaatttcaatTGTACATGGTGGAAATTCCTTTCCTAGAaaggataaatatatttttaaatgtcatgtcAGCAAATTCCCAtaatttactattttatttagAATGGCTGAAGTCATTAATTTGTATCTGTTCATAGTTTATCAGTTAGTAATTAACTCAAGTAACATGAATATGTCTAGCTCCAGATTTCCTAGCCCATGAAGGCCAGGTTGCTGAAAGATGACCCAGTTGCTTAACGTTGCATAAAAATCTGGATCTAAATTTGAACAGTATCGTTGAAATCAGGGATCTCAATCATTGCATACAcagtaataaatttgttttgtagATGAGGAATTCATAATATCTGACAGCGTTATTTAATAGTTAGGGAATGATATTGATGAGAATGCATGCAATTCTTGTTTTCTGACACAATAATGGGGAATTCTTAGATGGCACTGATGCATAGCTATGTCACTGCTTCAAGAATAAACTGACAATCAGCAGTCAAGCAAAAACTTTcccaatacaaaaatattttaatttataacaaCTGTGTATTTGACTTTGTATAGGTGCATAACAAAAGTTTATTGACTCACATACAATAATTTGAGGTAAAGGTATACGTAAGAAATGGAAATGAATAAGCGTCTCATTATAAatatttcttatttatatagcactctcAGCGTACGCTTACTATACAATAAGTTGTGAACTGCCACTTTATACCTATGACGTATCTTGTAGGATCAAGTTTCACCATAGTTCTAGATTCTCAAGATTCAATAAAAAAGGGCAAAAGTCATTAACAATAGAAGTTCTTAAGGCTTAAGTCCAATTCTCCGTTCCAACATTCTTATATAATAATTCATCATGCTGTAATTCAGTATGagtaaaataaattgtaaataatttattaaagacTTTATGAATGAACTTACTATTAATGCtacaataataatacaaaatatgAGTTCCATTTGTTTCATTGCAAAATGCTGTGAATGAAATTTACTCTTTTGCAATGAGttactagctcacgaaagcttatgctcaaataaatttgttactctctaaggtgccacaagtactccttttcttttagcctagaATAGGAGTGTTCATGCTTGCATGATTTACTATACCTTcattaaaaatgtgcacaaaaTCAAGGCCATGTTTGATAATCTTTCTCATTTTGTCCAAAATATCAGCTCTAAGAACTCCTTGGGGCTGAGGCCCAACTTCCACACCTGTGTACAAATGAGGGAGATATTGATAGACATATTGTATGTCACATGtttaaaatgcacattaaaaatatacaggcctgtgtgtgtgtctgtgcttaCTGTTTTAGAATTACCAGTTAAATTAACATTGGAggcaaaataatgcaatatttcTCTAATGTTATCCTGTCTATTGCAGTATAAATGAACAGGTAGCCGCTTCAGTTCAGACAcaatttctctttcctttatCCCACCATCCCTTTTCTGGTTAACAACCAACATTGCATCTTAGTTTTATTTATGAGAAATAAATACCTCTGCTGAGTTCAACATCAGTACTGCTGATAATCAAACAACATAATTTACTTTCTAAcctaaaatattataaatatctCCAATAAAATAGTATTCTTACAAAAAGTGGATTGATTGAGtgtaaaaaaaaaggaggggaacaCTTTAGGATGCAGAATGGATAATTTATTTACCAAATCAAGCCCATTTGATTACGAAGCAGGCAGATGAAGCTCATCATAGCAATTGGTTTAACTTAAAGAAACAacttagaaagaaaaatatctggAGACAGGCGTCTATTTTAATAATTTCTGGGGATTGGAAAGTGGTCTCAACATTCATATTTACCAACAGGGTGCTTTGCTATAGATCGAGTTGTTGCATATTTCAAGTTAGGATGTTCAATCAGGAAAACGGGACAGCATTCTGGGGCCAAAGCATTCTGTGAAGATTTGTCAAAAAAAGTCTTTGTtattcaaatattaaaaattttGTGCTACAAAAGATTACTGATGCTGAAGTGATTTACACAATGTCTTCAATATGTTGCTTTTATTTCATGGTCCTAAAATAAGTAGGACATCTTTAGAAAACATACAAAGCTATATTTGTTGGTCTGCATTCTCTTAGCTCATGTCAGGCATGCTCCACTGAACTTTGCTGCACACTAATATAAATGAACATAGTTCCAGTGTTAATTTACCCAGAATCAAATTGCTTTAGGGcagatttcaaatattttccttctAGTTAGGGTTAGATTCTGTTATTAGACACATGCAGTGAGTTAGCCCAGTTCTTTTATATGTCTTGGCAGAAAGCCTTCCTATCCATTCCTTTCTAGATTACTGCCTATCATTTCTACATTTTGATTAGCTGTATGCCAATCTTCATATACTCTTACACATAAACTGACCACATCTTTGAACAGTATATAAACAGATGGATGGGACACAATGAAGACTAAATATCGTATGTCAAAgtatatgaaatattttgcagtatATGAATTAAGGGAGGGAGGGTTTCAAAATGACCATATTGACCTAACTTTGCTCCCATTAAAGACAATAGAAGGCTTACCATTCACTTCAGTAAGGTAACAGGCCAACatggagcacttttgaaaatcccaccctaaacgTGTATCATTTGCAATACCAACAAGATTAAACATTTCCAACACTTATTAGTACTGCAGCCAATGTATATCAGGGTTTCTTTTGTCATAGCCTTATTCCATAAATTTTTCAAGTCTGCATTTTAAATAACTAATGTCTTACAAAATTTTGCATTCAGCCTACATTTTTTCCCAGCTTTATGACAGACTAGTTTAAAAGCAGACCCAATGATCTTTACGTTTTTATTaattttgctgtgtgtgttttgctACTGGCCCCTCATTGGTCTTATTAACAGATTAATTTATTTACTAGTGCTGTCTATATCAATTGTGATCATGAAAGGTTGGAATCAGTAATAACCAGTATTAGACCCAATTTAATAATTCTTTGTGATAGTAAATGTCCCATTCTATAATTAGTTTTAATAGTCTTTACCAAACATTttagcaaattaaaacaaaacagcataaatgtatttaaataaaggcACAAAGTTGATATACAGTAATATGTTTCAAATACAAATCTAAATGTATTCTCATACTTGATTAGAAATTAGTTTTACCTTAATATAATGAAACATCTGGATTGTAAAGTTATTCCTGGAGTTTTCAAGAATAAGAGTGCCACCCATGTTAGAAGTtgtgttgtgaaggtcaaaaataAGGTCATAGGCATCATCACTATCTTTTGGACCAAATACATGATTGATTTCCTGAGCCCTTCTCACTTCATATGGAATATCTTCTATCATTTTCCTGCTGTTAATATTAGTACAAAGAaattatttaaccaattctatAGCTTTGCTGTCATCAAAAATTAGAGTatctttttcatttgatttttccataACTGATTAGAATTGATATACCATATACAACTACCCTATCAAACTGTTTGACCTGTAAAGGTTGTGCTGGAACTCAGCAAGTATTAATACTAGTAGGCAGTATGTCTTGCTGCTGCCTCTATcggtattttgcaagatttctcACCTAATCTAAAATGGTATTTTACattatttactttactttacttctTTGCATTCGCTCCCAGTTCAAAATGGTTGAAATGCTCCCTCTGTACAGAAAGGCAGCACAAGATTTATGCACCGTGTAAAGTCATTTCTAGGGCCTATTCCAACATCTGTCGAACATAGAAGTCTTTCAGGAGTTAGTTCATGCCCTTAGACCTTGGTCTTGATCTATAATGTCTTTCATGGATTGTTTCCTTTTTGATCTACTTCTTACTTTTCATATTGTGACCAGATTCTTAAGATCCTTTGGTTTGGGTCCTCTtgctccacaaaaagaaaaagagtacttgtggcatcttagacactaacaaatttatttgagcataagcctttgtgagctatagctcacttcatccgattcattcatccgatgaagtgagctatagctcatgaaagcttatgctcaaatacatttgttagtctctaaggtgccacaagtactccttttctttttgcgaatacagactaactcagctgctactctgaaacttgctccaCAAAGCAGATGATACTTATGGATTCCATCTCGAATTCTTTCCCTCAAGATTTTAGTAAATTCCATCTCAATGTCTTTAAGACTAAATCaaactgttctttttaatatagTTTATGTTTGTGAGATTTTATAGTTGAATGTACTgtactttattaatttaattgtaaaatgGCATCTGATATGATGTCATAGTCTATAATTTTATAACTTCATGCTTTAATTTACTTGAAATTGAGAACTTCTTGGGATAAGGGAAAGATGTAAGTACTCTGGGTAAAATcttgtcctactgaagtcaatgagagctatgTCATTGCCTCCAATGGGGCTGGAATATCACACTCTATTTTTGTAAAGCCATTGATAACTGTATGTCTCCACATCAGAAAAAAAAGTATAATAGTCTTCTAAATGTACTTACTAATGTTCTAGGCTTGAGTAATCTGTTGGGATTTACTGAGAAATATTAGTAAAAGTTTTATATAAAAAGTATTTTAGAAGAAATACTTTAAATTAGATAACCTGACAGGTACATTTATAAAACCATTCCAGTTTCAAAGCAGGTGAAATAATAAACAGGAAGATAAAGCAGTTATTCTAAATGCATAAGTATATGTATGCATAAACAGTTAAAAAGTTGGTAGAGACCTTTTTCTCTTGCCAAGTATTTACCTTATAAGTGGCACTACCAATAAAACAATTCTCTCTTAAATAAAATGCCAAATGAAAATGCACAGATGCATTGTAAAGACAAATACTTTTATACAGCATGTATGATATAAATGGTCTTTACTCGTATCCACCTTTCCCATTAGGACCTTTGAGTTGCATAATTATCTGTTGAGCATGCAGATATATCATTCTTAAAAATGCTTGGTTCACCTACCAAAGTCCATTTCAACAGTTAACATCTTAAACACAGAGCTAACACAAAGTtccattaaaaatgtcatttatcATTGTAAAATAAGCCTCTTAAATCAGAATAATTACATTTTGCTTTAGATTATGTAAATCAAGAAATACAGTGTGATCACTTAATTTATTGACAATTTTGTCTGTATAATTTTGCCATACTATGCATATTTCAAACTTGACTGTTTTCACATTTCATTCTACACTATATGTGACTGAAATTTAAAATACTCTCAATATTTATATAACGTGTGTTCTCTCTCAGAGACACTCAATATCATATTTATCTATATTTAAATAGCCAGTTGTTAAAACACAAAGCTATGTGGCTACCAGTACAGTGGCATTAACAACAGTCTGAAAGTTAAATTGCCCAAGGGGTTTATTTCAGGACCTGTGAGAAATGACACTGTCACTCAGAGTAATAGCAATACTTTAACTTTACATGAATACAGCAAAGTctatattgattttaaatataGTCTAACTTCCTGTGACAATTTGTCTCTTGTTGTACTAGCACTATTTAAACAGTGAATCAACTAAGTACATTCTATTTGGTCT
It includes:
- the ASPA gene encoding aspartoacylase isoform X2 — protein: MTSCYVVHEAPVRRVAIFGGTHGNELSGVFLVKHWEENGAEIQRTGLEVRPFITNPRAVKKCTRYIDCDLNRVFDPDNLSRKMIEDIPYEVRRAQEINHVFGPKDSDDAYDLIFDLHNTTSNMGGTLILENSRNNFTIQMFHYIKNALAPECCPVFLIEHPNLKYATTRSIAKHPVGVEVGPQPQGVLRADILDKMRKIIKHGLDFVHIFNEGKEFPPCTIEIYKIMEKVDYPRNKNGEITAVIHPSLQDQDWQPLNNGDPIFLTIDGETIYYEGDSTVYPTFVNEAAYYEKKQAFVKTVKVKLTAKGIRSSLF
- the ASPA gene encoding aspartoacylase isoform X1, giving the protein MYCNRKLQSLKQLNRMTSCYVVHEAPVRRVAIFGGTHGNELSGVFLVKHWEENGAEIQRTGLEVRPFITNPRAVKKCTRYIDCDLNRVFDPDNLSRKMIEDIPYEVRRAQEINHVFGPKDSDDAYDLIFDLHNTTSNMGGTLILENSRNNFTIQMFHYIKNALAPECCPVFLIEHPNLKYATTRSIAKHPVGVEVGPQPQGVLRADILDKMRKIIKHGLDFVHIFNEGKEFPPCTIEIYKIMEKVDYPRNKNGEITAVIHPSLQDQDWQPLNNGDPIFLTIDGETIYYEGDSTVYPTFVNEAAYYEKKQAFVKTVKVKLTAKGIRSSLF